DNA from Solanum stenotomum isolate F172 chromosome 3, ASM1918654v1, whole genome shotgun sequence:
TTTCCTTCATTGATAGattgtttgtttaattttctctATGATATAAACATTGATTTTATTGAGAAATTgcttctttatatatatatatatatatataatgaacgTTGATTTTATAATAGATTTTTCTTTGAAAGCtataatatgcaaaaaattatgcaattgtttgaatttattttttcttttaattttcatatagatacttttcttatatatttgtttctattttttttatatgtagaTACTCtaatttattgataaattaGTTATGCAATTTTTTCATAGATATGTCTTCTCAGGGTGTGTTCGGTACGgacgaatttttttttcaattgcgTGAAGTGCGGACAAGTTCACtaataatttagataaatataGAGTATGAAATAAGGTGTGGGAGAGAGAGAGTATATGATGGTAACTATGACGGTGAGATTAAGATGAGCTATGTTGAAGGATGAAAATGACACAACTAATGTAGAATATGTTATTTGTGGAACTTTTTTTCCCTACTTCAATAGGAATGTCATTTTTCTCGAACTTATTTcctaatcaaaatatttttcaaaattttaaccaatcaaacactaaaatttttttttaaaaaaaaaacaaatcgtccataccaaacacaccctgaGAAGACATGTCTATGAGGAAGACATAGAAAATTAGTGTGCATAATTACTGGGAATGGAAAACACACAATCATGCAAGTAACTCTAGTAATATTTACTGGAAATCTACAGCTTACCGTTTTGTCTAAATTAAGTTGCCTTTCATGTTTGCCCTGTCTTCCTTCTATTGTCTCCTCCTTTTTAATTCATCATCTTCTCTCCATACATTTCCTATTATGTCCACAAATAAACTTTCTTCaaatttcaccaaaaaaaaaaacaaatagctTATTGGGGTAAATCGTAAAAGTTAAGAGGATaaggtataaaaaaaaatttaaaaagaccCGTAAGTCAATATTGAtcaaatgatttttaaattaaaaaacaaaaaaatatcacaatCATATACTCTCTCTCTGAATGTGACATTTTTGAGATCTTTCCacccaaatgaaaaaaaaaaaaatcatatatgcAGTGccttatttttatacataatatGAAATGCAGTTGTATATTACTATTGGGATGTTCCAGATCGAACCCATTAGAGTACTTATAAAAAGCAACTTATAAGTTAGAAGTTAAAAGTCATAATTAaggatgtgtttggtatgaaggaaaacattttttggaaaatgttttttttcaattttctcatgtttggttggattaaatattttggaaaatattttccaaatcaactcattttcctcaaatttaaggaaaatgacttcccttcaaaacttaaggaaaaagtttttcaaaattctctttcaacttcaaattataaatttttattttgttgaaaaaatcaatttattttgtctctaacctcaaaccagccccccaaccaccccctccaaaaaaataaaatttaaagcttgtttttaaaaaatatttttaacttcaatttttttacctcaCCCTCACCCCTACTCCCAGCCCTTTACCACCcccaaaaagaaatattaaaagttgtttttaaaagatatttctaatttcaatttttatttttttatcccCCCACTCCTACCCTCGCCCCCTATCAGCCCCCCTACCAGCCCCTCAcccctttaaaaaaaatttaagtttattttaaaaatatattttctacttcaattcttttatcttttcacCCATATCCTCGAccctccccccacccccacccctcaaaaaaaaattcagtttgtttttaaaaaatattgtNNNNNNNNNNNNNNNNNNNNNNNNNNNNNNNNNNNNNNNNNNNNNNNNNNNNNNNNNNNNNNNNNNNNNNNNNNNNNNNNNNNNNNNNNNNNNNNNNNNNNNNNNNNNNNNNNNNNNNNNNNNNNNNNNNNNNtttcaatttcaaaaattattttttactctagtaaaaataaaagatatttctcagaaataattttcattcataaatcaaacactaaaaatctttttcgaaaaatattttctactcatcaaccaaacatgataaaataagtcaaaaatctacttgatttccaagaaaacactttccttcataccaaacacaccctaaatggtactctattttttatttctgacttatttTTAAATGTAGGTGCTTAAAAGCACTTTAAAACTTTTCCAAACACcttcaaaacaaaacaaaaaatactatttaaaaatcaaaaatatctaaaaataagttaatccaAACGGGCACTAAGACCGCCCGCACAAGTTGCCACATCCAGAAACATATATAACCTCAAATTCTAGGGTCGTTactattcatctttttttaacctttgaagaaattgaagagCTAGCTAGCTTCTTCTTAATATGATCCCAAAAGCCCATATTAAATGCTCTCCAACATAAGCACTAATTCTTATTGGCCGGTGATCTTTCTCATAATAAAGTTGTACCACTTTCCTTTCCCACTCTCAAAATTAGTGCATGCATGTATATATATCCATTTTCCaactctctctatatatagcCCACCAACTCAAACATAATTCCCATCATCAAAACATAAGAAACTAATCCTACTTTAATTTTCAATGGAGAATTATTCATCTCTTAGTTGTGAAATACAAATCATAAGAGCAAGAAACGTATCGTTAGGAGGGAATTTGTTTGTTAGATGCACTCTTTCTTCGGGAGAGGATCAAAGAGTTCAAATAAACAGCCAagaaatcacatcaaaatctgCTGATGACTTGTTTTGGGACGAGTCTTTCTCATTGGATTGCTCCGGAACTCAAGATTCCATTAATCGTCTCAAGCAAGGAAGTGTCGGTTTCGAACTTCACTCAAGAAAAACTACTATTCTTCCAATTTTAGGTGGTTCAAAAATGTTGGGAAGGGCTGAAATTCCATGGAGAAGTGTTTTTGAGTCAAAAAACATGGAGATTGTGGAGTGGGCAATTATGGATAAAGAAAATGTGAAGCCTATGGCAGTGCAAATAGCAATGAAGGTTAAAAGTATAAAAGAGACAATAAAAgtgaagaaaaatattgattCAAAGTTGAGAAGATCATCATCATCATGTGCTTGCATGGACTATTGTGGGTGTAATAGTAGTAATGTTTTTagtgttgatgattatgaagtCTTTGCACTTGGAGCTGCTCTTGGTGCCTTGTAAGagtaaattacaaattaaaagtgGTGCAAATTAAGGAGTAGTTTATATAGGATTAAGTTTTTTTCTGTGACTTAATTGGTTAATACTTAAGCTaatgtttatattgttatttgaaGACCATCAGGGTTATGTACACTATCTTCCTCTCAAATGAATGATAActcagaaaataaaaacaaaaattaaggATATGGAAGTGGTTTTTCATGTGAAAAAAATGTCACTCTTTTGTACACCCCTGCTTATAGtggtttttaaagttttttccaattaaagtgaTGTTTTGAGAagagattatttatttatttatttattgtcactacttgaaattgagtttagGTAATCTAAGTaacctttttatatatttgagtCTCTGATCAAAAAGAATTTGACTCTTAAATATTAGTCTGCAAACAACAAATCTAGGtaaaattttttgttgattgacGAAAAGTATCAAGCATTCTCAGAGTCCATAGGTTCTAACACAATCActttttattgacttatatttagcttaaattaacttttgaatACATTATGCCTATGTGCCTGAAATACTTTAAACTTGTTTAATAATATCTCGATTTATTAAGGTNCAAACAACAAATCTAggtaaaatattttgttgatcGATGAAAAGTATCAAGCATTATCAGAGTCCATAGGTTCTAACACAATCActttttattgacttatatttagcttaaattaacttttgaatACATTATGCTTATGTGCCTGAAATACTTTAAACTtgtttaatactccctccgtccctttttagttgtccactttagaaatggcacacagattaaggcaacaatgattagcacagtgaagttacaattttacccttataacaacttttcacttcaaaattacaaccacttatttgaattcaagtgaaataaattggagggaaacaacatacacttttacaattttcaagaagtgtaaataagggtataataggaaaaaatttgttgttctttcttgatttgtcaaaatggacaactaaatagggacaactaaaaaaggaaatatggacaagtaaatagggacggagggagtaatatctCGATTTATTAAGGTGTGATGTATAGATCCGTAGTAGTGTTTTCCAACCTTACTAGTGATAACATACATGCCCAACTGGATCAACTCAGGGTCAGTATGGTACCAGGTGCTAGTTGCATCTCTAGAGGTTTGGGCGTGACAAACATGTTTAAGTCTTGAGTCAAATTTTTAGCAACCCCTTGTCCCTTTATTTGAGgtttttttctctatttgagCTAGTGTGTATGGTTTATTGTTCAAAATCTTTGGTTTCCTTTCAGCTCATTTAGCATCTCTATGATCATAAAATGTCATAATTCGAAACCTCGAGTCATGATGACATCTATCATAATCCAGCAGTAGGTAAGTCAAACCATATCCCAGAATGACAAGTAACATGCATATTGGATAGAAACAACATTCAACAACATATAAAAGAAGCAATTTTAGGgaaaacaatgaaaatgaaAACAACGATATatacaaaccaaaataaaagaTTCAATTTCACGACCTGATTGTCTCAAGTACAAAGCTACTAAAAAGAGTACATGTCCTAAAAGATGACCAAAAATATAGATTTGTCTCGTAAATAAAAGACTAGCCAAAATCTATATACACATAAGGAAATAGACTAAACTAGGACGTCGTTAGCTCACCCTTAACTCTGAAGATCCTCGCAGATGGCTCGAACTCAATGTTAATAACGGGTGCTTGGATCTACATCAAAAAATAGATGtagagtgtagtatgagtaccaaaacaacaggtacccagtaggtaTCATAGGCTGACTGAgcttgaaaagtaaagacaacaaTGAAAAACGAGAAGTAACAACAACTAGAGGTCACAAAATGAAACAATAATATGATTCCTAGCAGCTAGAGTGTTACCAATAAGGTATATAAATTGAATTGTACCTGCCAAACTTTTGGGGGATCAAGTAGGTTATATTGGTTGCTGATTGTACTTGTAAAGCTTATGGAAGCTCGAGGAGGTTGTAGtgtttgttgtttgtacttGCCGAGCTTATAGGGCCAAGTAGATGGCTATTTGATTAGTGTTTGTTTGCTAGATCAGGAGCAGATCAGTACACACATCTCATTTTCTACTTTCTTACTTGATTACTTTCAATAAATTATGATACTTAATTATTCTAGTGTCATTTATACTTAGTACATAGTTTCATGATGATGTCCCGTTGCTTGGGGGAGTTGTATTCTTGTCTGTAGGTCCTGACAAATAGGTATACATGCCTCCTCAATAGTGTAGTCGAGTTCTAGAAGATCGGGTAGCTTCACTTCATTTGGAGTTATATCAGATCTAGAGGTTTGCTTGTCATGTTCAGCTGATGGGTAGGGTCGAAGTCCTATCCTGGTCAAGAATATTACTTTTAAGGATTATAGAGTTTGAGTTATATAGATGTGTGTTGTAAGCTATGTTGACCTTGTTTTTCCCTTTTAGAACAACGACCTATTGGTCTTGATCGTATATGTTTATGTATGTTCAATTTATATGTTtctagatatcatggtgacctCCATAGCTTATACATgatttaattttgttatatataaattattgggGTTAACTGAGTCTATTGCAAGTTTGTTGACGAGGACCTTTTAGGCTAAATGCTTATTTTTAAGtcgaaatatatttatttgttttattgattttgtgACTGATATTACGCTGATAGCATAGTGGTCCAATATGGGTCAGCTCATGGTCAAGTGTAGCACCAAGTACACTTGCATCCTTAAGTTAGtgagtgataaaaaaaaaatttagtaggCTGATTTGGTTTCTAATTTCAAGATTTTTAGTTAATAATTAAATCGATAATCTAATCagaatctattaaaataatattttatccctaattatataataatgactttagattttaaaaacatactctattattttttgcattttataGTTGTTGTCTTACTGATGctattttctttctaaaatcgTTGACTTGGTAGGAGTTCTACCCAATAGTGTAAACGGTGAATTGACCTTGTTTTTTGTTTGAGAGATTGCTACAGTTGCTACTGCATTCAAGCTAGCTACTTAACTAGAAAGAAAACAAGTTTGATAAGTAATAACGACTTTGAATTTGCTTTTAGTTGTAATTTGTGTAGACTTTTATGCATGAAGGTAGTGTATATATGAACAAATGAaaataagagaaagaaaaaattataaaaacacTTTCTTATCTGTTGGCCCAAAATTGAAACATTAAGGacgaaaaaaaatcaattaaccaaaatcaataataaatgTCTTattaagggcccgtttggccctatgatatgaaatcatgaaatgaagttgaagttttgtttggacatgtaatttggaattttttatatttgtatgttttctCATAAGCATGAAAGCCCCATAAGttgtaatattattaaaattagcccaattctttatacaatcttatcaaataagtaaaaaaattataaatcgcATAATACATTATTACAAAGCTAGTCTAAAAAGTACAACATTTATTGATCAAAatcttaatttaataaaaaataaaattgaacgtTAGTTGTAGTGTTGAATTTGTTTGTGTAGAATTCTCACGTCtaggattagagaaatcaagaaCTGTATTGATGATTAAAATTATCGAGTACATACTCCTTATATATGGAGTGAATTGTAGAGTCTTAAGGTAGCTATACTTAGAATCCTAATAATaatgcaattataaataatctaatcatAGTTAGAATCCTACTACAATAACTATCACTACTATAATAATActacaattataaataatttgatcCTAATCGTAATCAAATCCTAGTCGACTTCAACTTACAAGAAGTAGCAACCTGGTCGATATAAGTAGCCTAGTCCAAGTCTGACTCTAAACTATGTCGTAAATATTGATTGGACCAGGTTGTGAAACTTGTTCCATAACTTTAGTTTCCTTTATCTTCAACACTTCCCCTCAAGCTAGAGATTGGAGGAACGGTTACTCCTAGCTTGCTTCAAAAATCCAGTAAAAATTTGTTTTGTCAATGCTTAGGTATGAATATGATTTCAAGTCGTTGTTTGTGGTAGTTCATCTGCAGATTGATACGGGTAGTCCCACCTGTAAAAACACATAAGAACATTATATTTATTCCTACCACACTCAATATTGTTTCTCTCCTTATTTTCACTTAGGAAACTTTGATTGTTTGGAGAACCTAGTCCATATTGACTGTTCTGAGAACATGTTCCCTGTCCAGCAAGCTTAAATCCTCTTTCTCTGTAGTTGAAGTTATTATTTCCTCTTTCCATGTCACTTTGGGCAGAGAATACTATGTTATGATTTTGTTGTAGcatcttttcttcatcttccctTATATCAAAATTTCTGAGAGCATTAACAAATTGATTAAGGGTGGGATATGGTGTCTTACCTAATATGATAACCTTGAAGGTATTGTATTTGAGATCCACACCTCTagcaaaattaattactttgataTTTTCATCCATAGGTTTGTGAATGGTTGCAAAACCATCACATATGCCTTTGAATTCCTTGATGTATTCATCAATCTTTTTGGTTCCTAGCCTAACACTGAACAATTGTTGTTTGAGCTGAAACGTCTTATCTTTTGTTGCTCGAAAATAAACTTCTTCCAAGCATTCACACATGTCTTTGGCAGTTGAGTAACCAATAATCAGATACATGTTTTCTTCCATCAAGGTGACTGAGATCCAACTCCTTAGCATTACATCTTTCTCCTCCTGATCATCAATGATGTCACTATCTTCTACATCCTTCTCAAGTGCGGCAACTTTTCAGTAGTTTGTCCAGtgaaacaactatttttagttgGTTCATCCTCTATGATGAGATAAGTTAGCCCCATCACTTGGTTCAATTGAGATATTTGTGTCCTCTATATGAGGTAGTTTGTTGGCTTAACTTTAATCGAGCAAGCGACAATGGGTTGGTGAAGCGATGAGGTAGACATAGTGTTGGTAGTGGAGGCCATTGCGATTGAACgtgtgatttttatttttttgatcaaTACTCAAAGAGCGAAATAGCTTATGTcctctgataccatgtagaaTTCTCACATCTAGGattagagaaataaaaaattatattgataattaaaattatcGAGTACATACTCATTATATAGGAAGAATTGTAGAGTCCTAAGCTAGAGAGTTCTACTACAATAACTATTActtctataataataataatgcaattataaataatttaattctaGTTAGAGTCCTACGATATAAGTAGCCTAGTCCTAGTGTGACTCTAACTCTGTTGCATATGTTGATTGGATTAGGTTGTTAAACCTATTCCATATCTTCAGTTTCCTTTATCTTCAACAATTAGTagctaagaaaattattttttcaattaatgaCAAATGGTTAGTCTTGTCCACTCAATATAATgatgaacttttttttattattaaacatAGGGGTgcacaaaatcgaaccgaaaatcgaaccaaatcgcaaaccgaaaaaacccgactagtggtttggtttgacttggtttggtattggaaaaaaaaactcgtctatatttggattggtttggtttcaactaaaaaaaaccaacccgacattatatatataattttaaaattttattttatacgtaaaaatatttactttgatataatttttaaatatttcttatactttttcataatttttatcttttaatatattatttcatgtttGAAAGTTAGAATTGTTAATGGTctaataaagattatagtctatagatgttgataattataataaagcttaaatcaaaatcaaattaatactaatgcaaaaagaaaatcaattcaacaataagaatgacaataatattgaatatttgttctttagttttagataggtttagataattaaaacatataatctaattttaatttcctttaatatttggTCATGTAACTAATAGGGATAacggtctgaaaaataccccaactttggtcgaatttgctgttgcgatactaaactttcataaggacctattacctccctagactatttaatatcgtattttttaccccctgaactatttaacagtgtattttaaaggtatatatgtgcccacggggacacattactatttataattttacattattttttatgttcacgtgggcaaatatatatgtttaaaatacgatattaaatagtctagggaggtaataggtcatcatgaaagtttagtatcgcaacaacaaattcgaccaaagttggggtatttttcagacccttatccctaactaatacttattaaatttattttagcatgatttagtacttttaaattatgatcattgtcattattatttattaatttgcaatatttattttacgcgatttcattattattattttgttggatATNCCTGATCATCAATGATGTCACTATCTTCTACATCCTTCTCAAGTGCGGCAACTTTTCAGTAGTTTGTCCAGtgaaacaactatttttagttgGTTCATCCTCTATGATGAGATAAGTTAGCCCCATCACTTGGTTCAATTGAGATATTTGTGTCCTCTATATGAGGTAGTTTGTTGGCTTAACTTTAATCGAGCAAGCGACAATGGGTTGGTGAAGCGATGAGGTAGACATAGTGTTGGTAGTGGAGGCCATTGCGATTGAACgtgtgatttttatttttttgatcaaTACTCAAAGAGCGAAATAGCTTATGTcctctgataccatgtagaaTTCTCACATCTAGGattagagaaataaaaaattatattgataattaaaattatcGAGTACATACTCATTATATAGGAAGAATTGTAGAGTCCTAAGCTAGAGAGTTCTACTACAATAACTATTActtctataataataataatgcaattataaataatttaattctaGTTAGAGTCCTACGATATAAGTAGCCTAGTCCTAGTGTGACTCTAACTCTGTTGCATATGTTGATTGGATTAGGTTGTTAAACCTATTCCATATCTTCAGTTTCCTTTATCTTCAACAATTAGTagctaagaaaattattttttcaattaatgaCAAATGGTTAGTCTTGTCCACTCAATATAATGAtgaacttattttattattaaacatAGGGGTgcacaaaatcgaaccgaaaatcgaatcaaactGCAAATCGAAAAAACCcaactagtggtttggtttgacttggtttggtattgaaaaaaaaaatccgactatatttgggttggtttggtttcaactaaaaaaaaccaacccgagaccaaatgaacccgacattatatatataattttaaaattttattttatatgtaaaaatatttactttgatataatttttaaatatttcttatactttttcataatttttatcttttaatatattatttcatgtttGAAAGTTAGAATTGTTAATGGtctaataaatattatagtccatagatgttggtgattataataaagcttaaatcaaaatcaaattaatactaatgcaaaaagaaaatcaattcaacactaagaatgacaataatattgaatatttgttctttagttttacataggtttagacaattaaaatacataatctaattttaagttcctttaatatttggtcatgtaactaatacttattaaacttattttagcatgatttagtacttttaaattatgatcattgtcgttattacttattaatttgcaatatttgttttatgcgatttcattattattattattttgttggatattttagtgtcattaatcatatcatattttgtgagATCCAATGTAGATCCAACTTTCGATTCACTCGTGGGATCTGGGTGGTCCGGGGGGGACCACCACGTCTTTTTTGACAAAAGAGGTCAAGGGGCTAAGTGACTCTCGAaagtgttattttcttaaaaaacaccttagataattgtattttggtaggactaaagaaatatttgaaatacaagtaaattatatgtttgtatgaatactttaccggaaaaatttgaaaaaacccgaaaattaaaaaaatccgaaaaaatctgttgaaaaacccgagtttttataaattcaaaaattcaacacaaatgatttgatttgatatttgaaatgCCTGAACCAACCCGACTATGTGCACTCCTAAATTTAAACATTGATTCGAATGAAGTAGtaataattttgataaaaaatagtgaatttggtgaatataaatggtaaatttaaaattagtttgaaataaaaataaattttatattggcgAGAATAATCGTTATATGagatataaataattaagagGTAATGATATgaataaattttcttatttacaTATGAACTAAATGattagtaaatatatataaattaaatgtgagttttttttacaaaatataaatttatggttcaatttttatatttgaaaatcacaaatcatgatttttgaagaatttgaaatttgatcccataatatgaaatcatgagatgaattaGCATGAAATCGCATATTCCAATGCTAATTTCATGTCAGGATCAAATGCCTActaatttaattatgaatttcgTATATTTACAAAATGATACAAGTACCAAATATACTTTAAAGCCGATCAAACCGACCAACTAAAAGCCGATAAAAATGGGTACAAAGTACACCAGCATAGCACTTTTCCGtaattatctcatttaaaaATTCATTGTATAGCGGGTCCCATTAGGTTGAAAATTTGACAGCGTTATCAAAGTTGCTGGTTTTTGCTTTTCTTGGATAAAGTAATCAATGCTACAAAACAATACTCACTCCGATATTTGCACCAAATGGAGTAgttgattttcaattttaaaataaaagaaaaaatttaaaagtttttgttagacaaacacataaaattgtattttcagatgagatatttttaaagtaaaagcAAAAGAGAAGTGGAGGTATCAGCTGAGCTGAGGATGGATAGAGCAACACCTGTACGGAGCTCCCATACCACCACCGCCGATCTGCTCACCTGGTCGGAGGTTCCACCGTCGTCCAACTCTTCCGCTGTCGCTGCCTCCGCCAGTGCTTCTCGTTCACATCAGGCGAGTCGTCATTtggtcattttaatttattgcgCCATTTGGGGGTTTTGCTTATCTTTTTGCTCCTTTCGTTGTTGGCAGCCTTCTGATGGAATTAGTAAGGCTGTGTTTGGTGGTCAGGTAACTGATGAAGAAGCTGATAGCTTGAACAAACGGTAAGACAGACAGACAAACACACAAgtgatttaattcgtttttagtctCTTTGTTCTAGCATGCTTAATTTTTAGAAGTTCACATCTTTGCTCGACAGTATCATGTTTCTCCTGGATCTGAATGAtgcatttttattatattatttttgctgATATCCATCTGCTCATGCATGTCTTTCCTGATCTATATCTAATGCTTTGTTTAAACTGCAAGTTTGTTTAATGTGACTCCAAATCTCTTATGCTATCAAAATGAGCTTTATTTCTTTGGGAAGTTGCCGTAATTACTGAAACTCGGTAGAGCGACGGGCCAATGAGCCCAATTGCTAACAACATTGTCTTCAGCATCATTGGTTTAATCTAAGTAGTGTTTGGCCATAGGATTTGGTACCCCAATTTTTGAAGTCTTTGAATTGAAATCAACCTTTGTTTATgaaatctataaaaaaaaattaacttcaatttcaaattccaaATTCTTCCTAAAGTAGggatttcaaattctaagttgtgatttaattttttttcaaatataaaactTGACCcataagtttatattctaaaaaaaaagatacatataTAATTCTAAATCTTGCAAAAAAGAAAAACCATAGTGGATGTGAAAAAATTGTTTGTACCATATGAGGGGATTATTGATAACACCCAAATTATACCCCGAAAAGAAGTATAAAGCAGTTGTTGTTCAAATATAGAACCTAACCATGGTTAGAGGGTCAATCccatgaggaatatggtttGCACCTAGATCAATTGTGGTTATTTACTCTTTTAGTCGTATTATATCCNTGTTTGTACCATATGAGGGGATTATTGATAACACCCAAATTATACCCCGAAAAGAAGTATAAAGCAGTTGTTGTTCAAATATAGAACCTAACCATGGTTAGAGGGTCAATCCCATGAGGAACATGGTTTGCACCTAGATCAATTGTGGTTATTTACTCTTTTAGTCGTATTATTTCCAAAAGGGGGAATTGTGTAACAATCAATCTTTACGTATTCAAAAGTAAACAA
Protein-coding regions in this window:
- the LOC125859479 gene encoding uncharacterized protein LOC125859479; translated protein: MENYSSLSCEIQIIRARNVSLGGNLFVRCTLSSGEDQRVQINSQEITSKSADDLFWDESFSLDCSGTQDSINRLKQGSVGFELHSRKTTILPILGGSKMLGRAEIPWRSVFESKNMEIVEWAIMDKENVKPMAVQIAMKVKSIKETIKVKKNIDSKLRRSSSSCACMDYCGCNSSNVFSVDDYEVFALGAALGAL